The Gloeobacter morelensis MG652769 genome contains the following window.
CCCGCTGCAAATCCGTTTGCAGGTGAATCATTCTAAAGATGGCAAGGTATGCACCTGCTTTTGGCCAGGAGCATCGAAAAAATAGGTGCTTCTGTGCAGTTCAAGCTTCCGGGTCGATGCCGAGGGAACGTAGCTGTGCAGCCAGACGTTCCGCCCGCTGCTCCGCTTCCTGCGTCCGCTCTTCAGGGGTCGGATAGCGACACCCCGACTCGTCGTACCAGTACAGCCACTCGCGTTCGATACCCTGATCGACACCCCGCTCCGCCCCGATCGCCAGACCCACCTCCGGCAACCAGACCGGATTTCCCTCCAGACGCACGTACTCCCCGCCTTCCAGCCGATATACCTCGAAGCTCTCCTTCACCTGTCGCAGCGCGTTGTAGATCACGTAGTAGCGCACCCCCAACTCGGCATAATCGAGCTTTTTCTGCCGATACTCGCTGCGCCGGGTGCGCGAGACGACTTCCAGGGTCAGCACCGGCACCACTTTTTCTTCCCACAGCACGTAGCTGCGCCGCAGATTCTCGTCTTTGACCCGCGGCACGCCGAGGGCGAGAAACCCGTCCGGCACCACCGGAGTATCGTCCGGATCGAAGTAGATGCCCATGTCGGTACCCCAGAACCAGTCCCGGCGCTCCGCCCAAATCGAGGCGAGCAGACGTTTGAGCAAACCGGGAATCAGGTCCTGCAGTTCGTTGTCCACGGGGGTGTCGTCGGAGTCCGGCAACTCGTCGGCGGTGGGAAGCCGGGTGTGCGGGTCGAACATGGTGCACCCTGAACGCGCCTGTTACTCAGTCTATCCAGATTCAACGCAAAAACTGAAAAGGATGCTTGCGAAGCTGTGGCTATTCTGCAGTTCCATGTCCACGTGGAAACCGCTCTAATTGAACGCAACAAGCGGCGGCTGTGGGCAGAATACTAATTTCATAGCCGCTGCAAAACTGTTTGCTAGAAAACTGAAAAGCGGGGGTCAAAAAGTGCGAACACTTTTTGACCCCCGCTTGGTCGCACCATGACAACCAAAACGCGAGCGCCCAAGAAAGCTGGGCGCCGGTAAGATTCGCCCTAGTGAGGTCGGCACCTCGACGATCTGCCCTGAAAAAGTTTGCAGATATTAATACGGCATACTTCAGCGATCCGTATTCCAAAAATTCTGCACCTCTTAAAGAAGCGCCTTGGAGGACCGCCCCAATGATCTGGACTCCCCTAAACATAACGGAGATCCAGACTGGGACCGAGCCGGGGAAGATTAGAAATGGATTTCACTTCACCTTTATCGAAGGGGCGCTCGCTGCAAAATTAGTTTGCAAGGCAACTCTTTCCAAAGAGGGCAGAGGATCCACCCGCTTTTGACCGACAGGACGAGAATAAAATTACCTTTTTGCCAGAGAATAGCCTGCTCAAGCGTCCGGGTCGATGCCGAGGGCGCGCAGGCGTGCGGCCAGCCGCTCCGCCCGCTCCCGCTCAAGCTCGGCACTGCGCAGGGCGGCCTCCACCCGCTCTTCAGGGGTCGGATAGCGACACCCCGACTCGTCGTACCAGTACAGCCACTCGCGTTCGATACCCTGATCGACACCCCGCTCCGCCCCGATCGCCAGACCCACCTCCGGCAACCAGACCGGATTTCCCTCCAGACGCACGTACTCCCCGCCTTCCAGCCGATATACCTCGAAGCTCTCCTTCACCTGTCGCAGCGCGTTGTAGATCACGTAGTAGCGCACCCCCAACTCGGCATAATCGAGCTTTTTCTGCCGATACTCGCTGCGCCGGGTGCGCGAGACGACTTCCAGGGTCAGCACCGGCACCACTTTTTCTTCCCACAGCACGTAGCTGCGCCGCAGATTCTCGTCTTTGACCCGCGGCACACCGAGGGCGAGAAACCCGTCCGGCACCATCGGAGTATCGTCCGGATCGAAGTAGATGCCCATGTCGGTACCCCAGAACCAGTCCCGGCGCTCAGCCCAAATCGAGGCGAGCAGACGTTTGAGCAAACCGGGAATCAGGTCCTGCAGTTCGTTGTCCACGGGGGTGTCGTCGGAGTCCGGCAACTCGTCGGCGGTGGGAAGCCGGGTGTGCGAGTCGAACATGGTGCACCCTGAACGCGCCTGTTACTCAGTCTATCCAGTAGGAAGCGGACGCTTACGGCTTATCGAGCGACACCTGCGCGCCACCGCGCGAAGCGCCACGGATCCGCCGGCACTGCGCAGCCTGGCGTTGTTCAAAGGAGTGGGTAAGCGCCGGGGCGCGATAGCCAGGCTCGCCAATAAACCGCCCAGGATCGAGCTTCCAACCCATCGCCCCACCCACCCAGCGGCCGAGAGACGCCGCCACCGGCGGACAGACGGCATTACCCACCTGCCGGTACTGTTGCAGGCGCGCGATCGTGTCCGGCCAGATGAACGTATCGGCAAAACCCTGCAGACGGGCCGATTCGCGCACCGAGATCACCCGGTCATAACGATGGTGAACCGGCCTGAGGGGTGTGAAATTGCCGTGACCGGCGCGCAGGGTGTAACCGGGACGATGGGGGTGCAACCGATCCTGAAATGATCTCGGGCAGCGCTCGCCGGGGGCGAGGCGGGCAAAGGCGGCGAGCATACCTTCGCTGTGGAAGGTCGGTTCGTGATTGAAAATCTGCTGCGCCTGCAAAGTGGTCACATCCGGCAGGTCGTCCAGCGCGTCGCTGACGGTTCGATAGGGAGCAACGAGCCCCGCCCGCGCGAACAGTTGAGCAGGATCGGCGTGGGTGGGCGTGGGTGGAAAGCGCCTGAGGGTACCGCCGCGCAACCCGACGATAAACAACCGCTTGCGCAGCTGCGGCACCCCATAATCGGACGCGGCGAGCACAGCGCACTCGACTTGATAGCCCAGAGCGCGCAAGCCCGTCAGCAACCGGGCCAGGACAAAGCCATTCTCCACATTTTGCAGATTCGGCACATTCTCCAGGATGAACGCCGATGGGGCCAGCTCGCCCACAAGACGCTCAAAATCGAACAGCAGCAAGCCGCGGCGGTCCGCCAGACCCCGCCGATGGCCGGCGATGCTGAAAGCCTGGCAGGGCGGACCACCGACGACCAGATCCACCGATTGCAGCGTAGCTATCTCCAGCAGTTCCACACCGCTGACGCGACTGAGGTCTACTCGAAAACTCGTGGCACCGCGATAGTTGTGGTTATAGTTGTAAGCTTCAAGGCAGTGTCTGTCCTGGTCGAATCCGGCTCGTACTGCCAGTCCCGCATCGAGCAGTCCGCTCGAAAAACCGCCGCAGCCGCAGAACAGGTCGATGACGGCCGGGGGCGCTTCGCTCGCGCCAGAAACAAAAAGCTCGTTCACCATCGAATGCCCTAGATAAATAGCTCAAATTCAAAAAAGGTCGCAAGCAACAGGCAATTGAGCAGCAGCAGCGCAGGCACGAGGGCCACCAAAAGGCCGGGGCGAGAAAGCCATCCTGCCCAGAGCGCGTAAGCCGGAAAGATTACCAGCAGGTAGCGGCTCAGGCTCTCCAGGGGCACCGGTGCATCGACGCGCTGCTTGAGCAGAAAAAAACCGAGGGCCACCCAGCCGTAGACTACGTACTCGCGCGGCAATCGGCGGCGGCCGAACCACAGCGCTCCTGCAAAGCTGAAGAGCATCACCCAATGGACGAACATGCGCGGATCGCCGTAGCGGATGGTGGCAGTTGCGGCAGCGGCGAGATTCGCCAACGGAAAGACAGTCGCAGTCCCCCAGTGCGCTCCGTAAACCTCAGAAGAAGTGGGCAAACCCTGAAATCTCAGCCAGCCCGTAAACAGGGCGAATCCCGCCACCCCCAAAACAGGAGCGACCAAGGCTGTGCGCTTGCCGCTACGCCAGGCAAGCATCAACAGGACCGGCACCGCCAACAGACCCGCCGCCTTGGTGAGGGCTGCGAACATCGCGAGGATTCCGGCTGTAGGCCATTTACCGCGGCGCATCCAGTAGAAGCTCCAGACGATCAGCCCGAGGAGCAACCCATCGGCGTACCCGGCCCAAAAAACGCAGCCAAAAGGACACAGCGCCGCAAGCACCACCGCCCGGCGGGCCACAGTCGGCTCGTAATCGAGTAGCAGCAGACGGTGCAGACCCCAGAGCGCCAGAAAAATGGCCACGCTCGCAACCAGCAGGGCGGCAGCGGTTGGGGAGGGCACAAATCCGTTCAACAGACGAATGGCAAGCGGATAGAGCGGGTAGAAGACCACCGACTTGGCAAGGTCGTAGCCGTGCTCGGCGATGCGCTGATACCAGAGCGTATCGAAGCGCGACCACATGCCCACCAGCAGGTACTCCAGGCTTGCAGCAGGCGGCGGCAGGTTTTCGGTCAGGTCGTTGCTGCGCACTGCCGCAGGCACGTACTTCAAAAACGGCAAGTACACACAGGCAAATCCGCAATAGAAAATCCGCAAAGCCACCGTCAGCAGAAATGCCATCAGCGCAGGCGGCAACGGACGCGTCGCGGCAAGCGGGCAATTTGCGGCAATAGCAGTAACTGGAGTGGTATGCATAAGCAAACGGCACCGGCCAAAGGGGTGGAAAAAGCAGGATGCGGTGAGACTGGACTTCCACCCCGCCCGCAAGTAGGGCAATTTCAGAAAGGTCGAATGCAGGTTGATTTCGACAATCACAAAAACAAAAAATGCGAATTTTCCAAGGGGATTGCCCTTTGCAGAGGTGAGGAAGGAGCAAACCGTTCCCCTTCCTTGATGAGGAAATAATGTCTGCTATTGCTATCTTCAACCGTTTGAACCTGCCGGTAATTTACAGCACTTTGAAAAAGTTCTCCCCCGCTTACGCCACAGCCGCCCTCAGCGTGATGCTTTTGTCCAATCCGGCCGCAGCCCAGCTTTCCAACCAGATCCAGGGGGAGCTGAACAACCGTCTGCCCAACGCCGCCCTCGGTTATGCCACCTCGATGAACACCCTGGTGCAGTTTTTGCTGTGGGTGCTGGCGGTGGTGCTGGTGGCACTGTGCGGCTTCGGTGTGGTCGAAGGGATCAACGGCCGCGGCTGGAATAAAGCGTTCGCTTCGGTGGTCGGCTCGGTATCGATTGCCATCCTGGTCGCCGTCGTGCTGGAGGCCACGAAATAGCGATGAGCTCCTCCCTGCCGACGGTCAAATTCGAGGCGTTCTGGGACGAGCAGGCGACGCTCACGACGGGTTTCGGCAACATCTCGCTCAAGCTTGAGACCATCGCCGGTCTGGTGGTCTCGGTGGGCCTGGGGTATCTGGTCTGGAACATCGTGCGCTTTCCGGTCTATCTGCCGATGGTCCGCTTCGACTTCGGGGTGATCGGACCGCTCGTCTGCTCGCTGCCTTTTTTCTTGAGCTACAGGCTCGCCACCCTCCAGCGCTCCTTCTTTGAGATCTGCGAGGACCTCCTCGGCGTGCTGGTGCTGCCGCGCGTCGTCCCGGAGCCGGACGCCGAACTTGTTCCCCTGGTCATCGATTAGCCCGCCGCCAATCGATCCTCTGCCCAGGTCGTAACCGTTCAGGCCGCGCTGTGCGCCGGTCGGCGGGGACGACCCTCTTCTATAGGAGAAAACGATGGGTCTTGTCTCCAAAAAGTCCTATCAGAATTCGGATCTGTGGGACATCCACGCGCTGCCGTCCGGGGCAGGAGCGTATATCCTCAGCAACAACGGCAGGCCGCTCTATCAGGTGGGCTTTGAGTTGTCGGGGGTGCGCCTCAGCCAGTCGGACGCCGAACTGGACGGCATCTACCAGAAACTGGTCGCCTTGATCAACGCCCTGCCCCCCGGCACGCGCGTGCGGGTCATCCATCAAATAGACGCCAACCTCAAAGAAACCCTCGATCAGTTCGAGGGCGAACTCGCCCGCGCCGCCCTGCCCGACCACGCCCGCTACTTTATCGGCCAGAACAAACTGCACGTCGAAACGCTCCTCGCGCGCGGGCGGGTAATCCGCCGGCGGCTGGTGGTGCTCTTTACGTTCGATCCCAACGGCCTGGTCAACGCCCGGCAAAATTTTGTCCAGAAGCTCGCCCTGGTGGGGGTGGACTGGTTTTACACCGCCCTTGGGGGGGCCTCCCGCTTCGATCAGATGACCCGCGAGGTCTTCGAGCAATCGATGCGCGAACTGGACGAATTTCGCGATCTGTGCTTACGGCTTTTGCGCACCAGCGGCATGGCGGTGCTTTCGCTGGGGCCGGGCGAACTGTGGAAACTCAGTTTCGAGCGCAACCATCCGCTTACGGCCAAAACCCAGGGGGTGCCGCCCCTGCCGACCGACTGGCGTGAGGACGAAAGGCTCGCTGCTGAAAAAAAACAACTGCCGCTCTATTCGACCCCACGCGAACTGGTCTACTCGCAGGAGCCCAGCTTTCAGCCGGATCACGTCTATCTCGACGGCAAGTACGCCGGTGTGGTCACCCTGCGCAGCAAACCCAAACAGGGCACCTTCCCGGTCTTGATGGGGCAGCTGTTGCAGTTTTCTTTCGATTACGAGGTGGTGGTCGATCTGGTGGTGGCCGAACCCAACCAGGCGCGCGGCCGCCTTGCGCTGCTTGAGAACACGATCGTCGCCAACATCAACACCGCCAAGACCGTAGCCGACGTCAACCAGCAAGAAAAACTCGAAGAAATCCGCGACGCCAAAATCCGCCTCACCCGCAACCGCGAAAAAATCGTCACCCTGGGCATGGCGGTTATCCCCAAGGCCGACTCGACCAAACAACTGGACGAGTACTGTCATCTGATCGAAAACGTATTCACCAACATGAGCGAAGCGGTGGGTCTGCGCGAGCGCAACCTCGCCTGGCAGGTCTGGTGCCAGAGCGCCCCCGATTCGGCCAACCCGATGGCCCGACGGCGCACCCACTCCAGTTCGCGCGCGGCAGTGCTCATGCCCCTCAATGCCCCCAAAAAGGGCGACCGCAAGCCGCTACTCACCTTTTTGACCCCTTCGGGGGATCTCTACAAGTTCAATCCCTTCGACGGCAGCAATCCCAACTTCAACATGGGCATCTTCGCCCAGTCGGGCCACGGCAAGAGCGTCATGGTCTTCATGTTGCTGATTGGCGCTCTGATTGAAGAAGCGCTCATCACCATTCTGGATGTGGGCGTGGTCGAGGGGGGAGGCACCTACAAACCCCTGTGCGACCTGGTGGGCGGCTCCTACGTGCAGTTCGGTTCAGGCTCCATCGCCATCAATCCGCTCGAACTGCCGATCGACTTGATTCTCGATGAATTCGACGAGGAAGATTTCGGCGATCCGGCCGATCAGTTTGCCCCGCCCACACCGGCGCAAATCTATACGCGGGTGCGCGAATACATCAAAGCGCTACTCTACGTGATGATTACCGGCGCTAAAGACAACGCCCACGAGCAGATCATCATCGGCAAGCTCAACCAGGCTCTGGCCGAATTTTACGCAGACCCGGTCATCCGCGATCGCCTTCGGGCCGCCCACAAAGGCGGTATGGGCTCCGCCGCCTGGCGGCGCTATCCGACGCTGTCCGACTTTATTGAATTTATCCCTTACCGGGGCGCAGACGACGAGGTGGCCGAACTGATGAGCCTGGTGCTGCGGGGAACGTACTGTTCGGGTCTTGAAGGGGCTATCTTCAATCGCCCCAGCAACATCGATCAAAGTGCTCCCATGCTGGTATTCGACCTTAAAGACGTGCCCCAGTCGATGTTCGAAGCGGTGGTGGTGGCTACCAACGGTGCGGCGGTGCGCCGCTCCTACCGGCGCGACGGCAAGCTCAAGTTCGTCGTGGCCGACGAGGCCGGGGTGCTCCTCAAGCGGCGCGTTGTGGCCAGTCTGATTGCTGAGCTGTTTGCCACCGGCCGCAAATCGGGCATCTCGACCGCCTTTGTCGCCCAGGACTACGCCCAGGCGATGCGCTCAGAAGCCTGGTCGGATCTCAAGGCGAATATGAACAACGTCTTTTTTGGGGCCTGCTATCCCCAGACCCTCGAAACGGTCGGACAGCAAATGCAGATGCCCCGCGAGATCGTCCAGGAACTGGCCGGTCCCGCCTTCAAGCGCAACCGCCTCGAAGGCTACTCGCCCTGGCTGCACGTCAAAGGCGGCAACGAGTACGAGGTGGTCCACTGCGTGCCGCCCATCAGTCTGCTGTGGCTTGCAGCGAACGACCCGCGCGAAACCGCGATCAAAAAGCAGTACCTGCAGGCGGTGCGCGACCCGTACACCGCCCTCAAGCTGCTTTCTGCCGACTATCCGCAACTGGCGGAAGGCGGCAAGCAAAACACCTATTTGGACCAGTTCATCCGGAAATATCAGGAGGCTATTGCCCATGCCTAGTTTTTGGAGCGTCCTGCTGGGGGTCGCAAGCCTCGTGCTCGGCGAGAACCTCGATGAAAATCTCCAACAGGTCAACACTTCGTTCGACCAACTGCTCAACCAGGGCGTATTGAGCCCGTCGCTCACATCAGCCGCCGCCTCGGTCAACGGCAACTTCAATGAATTGTCGGCGGTATTGGGCATCGAAGACGCCCTGGGTAGTGCGTCGCTCGAAGAACTCAAAAAGCTCAAAGTGATCATCCCCGATTCGGTGCTCACCCAGTTGGAAGCCGCCGTCGGCAAGCGCTTCGGTCCGCTTGCCTCGGTATCCGATTTTGCGATGCCGATGTCGCGTGCTGCGGCCCGCCGGGTGACCGAATCGATGATGTTTGCCGAGGTGAGCGACCCGGCCACCGGCGACGTCAATCCGCCCTTTATGTCGGCGAGCGGGTCGGCCAAGCGCGCCGAGGCCATTCAAAATCTCAACAACGCCGAAATTCAACTGCAAGATCAGGTGAGCAACTGGCAGCAACCGGCGCTCGGCAATGCCCTGGGCGCCTATACCGCCGGCCGCAGCGCCATCGATCAGATGCCCGCGGTCACCGCCGGGGCGATGAGCGCCGTGAGCGCCGCCGCCACCGCCGCCCAGTCGCTGCCTTCGACCCAACTGGTGCTCAAAGAAATTGCCAAAGAACTGGAGGCGATGGGTCAGTTGCACTCGGACATTGCCAATCAGCAGGCCGCCTCCACCAGCCAGGAATTGCAGGCGCGCTGGGAAGCTACCGACGCCGAGCGCACCGCCGCCAACGTCAATATGTTCAACGCCCGCCTGCTGACCGAACTGTTGAAGCGCCAGGCGAGCGCCCTGGAGTTTCAGGGCCAGTCGATCATGGCCCTCAATCAGATCGGCGCCATCGGCGATGAGTATCTACAAAAAGCGGCTTACGAAAAAACGACCTCGATGGAAGGCGCGCTCGATGTCGCCGGGTTGGTGCGCACTTCGGCCAAAAACCCCGCCTTCGGCAGCTAGGAGATCGCCATGTACCACCTGATTGGCGCCGCCCCGACGGGGCCTGCATCGCTGAGCGTCACCTCCGGCGCCATCAAGGCGATCCAGGACGCGCTGCTGACGATGACCACGCTTTTTGAGGCGGGGTTGCTGCCGACAGTCCGTTCGATCGGCCTCGGTTTTGCGATCATCATGTTGCTCATTTACCTGGTCAAAACCTTCTGGAGCTACAGCACCGGC
Protein-coding sequences here:
- a CDS encoding mannosyltransferase family protein, with the translated sequence MAFLLTVALRIFYCGFACVYLPFLKYVPAAVRSNDLTENLPPPAASLEYLLVGMWSRFDTLWYQRIAEHGYDLAKSVVFYPLYPLAIRLLNGFVPSPTAAALLVASVAIFLALWGLHRLLLLDYEPTVARRAVVLAALCPFGCVFWAGYADGLLLGLIVWSFYWMRRGKWPTAGILAMFAALTKAAGLLAVPVLLMLAWRSGKRTALVAPVLGVAGFALFTGWLRFQGLPTSSEVYGAHWGTATVFPLANLAAAATATIRYGDPRMFVHWVMLFSFAGALWFGRRRLPREYVVYGWVALGFFLLKQRVDAPVPLESLSRYLLVIFPAYALWAGWLSRPGLLVALVPALLLLNCLLLATFFEFELFI
- a CDS encoding pentapeptide repeat-containing protein, whose product is MFRGVQIIGAVLQGASLRGAEFLEYGSLKYAVLISANFFRADRRGADLTRANLTGAQLSWALAFWLSWCDQAGVKKCSHFLTPAFQFSSKQFCSGYEISILPTAAACCVQLERFPRGHGTAE
- a CDS encoding Uma2 family endonuclease is translated as MFDSHTRLPTADELPDSDDTPVDNELQDLIPGLLKRLLASIWAERRDWFWGTDMGIYFDPDDTPMVPDGFLALGVPRVKDENLRRSYVLWEEKVVPVLTLEVVSRTRRSEYRQKKLDYAELGVRYYVIYNALRQVKESFEVYRLEGGEYVRLEGNPVWLPEVGLAIGAERGVDQGIEREWLYWYDESGCRYPTPEERVEAALRSAELERERAERLAARLRALGIDPDA
- a CDS encoding Uma2 family endonuclease gives rise to the protein MFDPHTRLPTADELPDSDDTPVDNELQDLIPGLLKRLLASIWAERRDWFWGTDMGIYFDPDDTPVVPDGFLALGVPRVKDENLRRSYVLWEEKVVPVLTLEVVSRTRRSEYRQKKLDYAELGVRYYVIYNALRQVKESFEVYRLEGGEYVRLEGNPVWLPEVGLAIGAERGVDQGIEREWLYWYDESGCRYPTPEERTQEAEQRAERLAAQLRSLGIDPEA
- a CDS encoding DNA cytosine methyltransferase, with product MVNELFVSGASEAPPAVIDLFCGCGGFSSGLLDAGLAVRAGFDQDRHCLEAYNYNHNYRGATSFRVDLSRVSGVELLEIATLQSVDLVVGGPPCQAFSIAGHRRGLADRRGLLLFDFERLVGELAPSAFILENVPNLQNVENGFVLARLLTGLRALGYQVECAVLAASDYGVPQLRKRLFIVGLRGGTLRRFPPTPTHADPAQLFARAGLVAPYRTVSDALDDLPDVTTLQAQQIFNHEPTFHSEGMLAAFARLAPGERCPRSFQDRLHPHRPGYTLRAGHGNFTPLRPVHHRYDRVISVRESARLQGFADTFIWPDTIARLQQYRQVGNAVCPPVAASLGRWVGGAMGWKLDPGRFIGEPGYRAPALTHSFEQRQAAQCRRIRGASRGGAQVSLDKP
- a CDS encoding VirB4 family type IV secretion system protein yields the protein MGLVSKKSYQNSDLWDIHALPSGAGAYILSNNGRPLYQVGFELSGVRLSQSDAELDGIYQKLVALINALPPGTRVRVIHQIDANLKETLDQFEGELARAALPDHARYFIGQNKLHVETLLARGRVIRRRLVVLFTFDPNGLVNARQNFVQKLALVGVDWFYTALGGASRFDQMTREVFEQSMRELDEFRDLCLRLLRTSGMAVLSLGPGELWKLSFERNHPLTAKTQGVPPLPTDWREDERLAAEKKQLPLYSTPRELVYSQEPSFQPDHVYLDGKYAGVVTLRSKPKQGTFPVLMGQLLQFSFDYEVVVDLVVAEPNQARGRLALLENTIVANINTAKTVADVNQQEKLEEIRDAKIRLTRNREKIVTLGMAVIPKADSTKQLDEYCHLIENVFTNMSEAVGLRERNLAWQVWCQSAPDSANPMARRRTHSSSRAAVLMPLNAPKKGDRKPLLTFLTPSGDLYKFNPFDGSNPNFNMGIFAQSGHGKSVMVFMLLIGALIEEALITILDVGVVEGGGTYKPLCDLVGGSYVQFGSGSIAINPLELPIDLILDEFDEEDFGDPADQFAPPTPAQIYTRVREYIKALLYVMITGAKDNAHEQIIIGKLNQALAEFYADPVIRDRLRAAHKGGMGSAAWRRYPTLSDFIEFIPYRGADDEVAELMSLVLRGTYCSGLEGAIFNRPSNIDQSAPMLVFDLKDVPQSMFEAVVVATNGAAVRRSYRRDGKLKFVVADEAGVLLKRRVVASLIAELFATGRKSGISTAFVAQDYAQAMRSEAWSDLKANMNNVFFGACYPQTLETVGQQMQMPREIVQELAGPAFKRNRLEGYSPWLHVKGGNEYEVVHCVPPISLLWLAANDPRETAIKKQYLQAVRDPYTALKLLSADYPQLAEGGKQNTYLDQFIRKYQEAIAHA